CCCCTACCTGCGGTGTCCGTCATAGCCCAAGGGTCACCTCATAGTAGTCAAGGCTAATTGATCACTGAATATGCCCACGATGCTCAGCGCCAACATTTCCATCGATTCACCAGCTTCATAAGAACACACGTTCGAGTGCACACCTAGAATAATGCGCAGCACCGTATGCGAAGCCCACAGCGATTAAAGATTATAGCTGTTTTGGGTCAAATCAGTCCCAGTCATCGATCTTGCGACACTGACGCACTTTGTTCGAAGGCACCGCTGCACGTATAACGCGAGGACAAGGTGGGGGTGCTGGTATCCAAGCGTCGACAGACACCGTTTTGTAAACGTGCGAATACGGCCTATAACAGTGCGAAGTGAAGTACGGCGAAAGAGCAACAGTGCGTTGAAATGTGGCACGATTTTTGCATGTTTTACCACTTCACCGCTGCCGTATCTTTGTCCACTGCAGAAGAAAGGGTGCTCCCAACGACCTATATTTACCGCTTACCTGCGCTAGGTGATTCCAAGTTATGCCTTCCAATTTGCTCATTTCAtcaccgcacccccccccccccaataattTTCTGGCGccctcgacagcgcttcctttcccttagCACCGACTGCGTACTTCAAATGGACCACTTCTGCGTTACCTTGCCTATACGAATAACGCTGCGTATCCAGCTCCATCCTTCGTCTTAATCTTAATTACTGcgatacctgtttgctctctgaccaCGCCgctttttcctgtctcttaacgttacgcttaatAGTTTTCGTTCAACGACTTTCTTGCCCGGCGGATAATTTGTTCTCGAGCTTTCAATTAACctgcaagtttctgcctcatatgatAGTATTTGAAGAATGGAACGATTGTACCTTTTTGTTTTCAACTTCAGCAGTTCACTCccggtcatgatttggtaatgccggcCGTATGCGCTTCGACCCCCTTTTTAATTCTtccgtaaatttccttctcatgatcagggtctcctatGAGTAATTAACCCAGATAAACGAACTCCTGCGCAGATTCTAGAGAGTGACTATCTTTCATTAATTCTGTTTCGTTCGACAGGTCTTTCAGCATTACATTTGTCTTCCGCATATCATTCTTCAACCGtctcttacactttcttggttGTCAATAAATTATTGCAATTTGTCGTCAGCGTTTCGGAACCGTACAATATCATCGGAAAGCAGGAGCTTGTTGAGATTTCGGCGTTAATCCTCACTTCtaatccttcccagtctaatagctaaTAGCGTTGAGGGAATAGAATACGAGAGATTTTGTCTGCTTGCCTGATCCGTTTTTGTTAGGTATTTTTCAACTTTTCTTGCGGGTAATTAAAACAAATGAATGCGCATCTATCACTAAGGCAAAGTCGAAGCGAGTCTGATAAGTTGAGGATGCCGTTCCATGGCTGAGCGTGATTATGCGAGCCCGACACTAGGGAAAcaattcattgctttttttttatatgtcaGGCGAATGCTACACTGGCAGTAGTCTTGATGTTCAGTTCGCTCAGGacttcatcatcgtcgtcatcatcatcatcatcatcatcatcttcatcttcttcttcttcttcctcttcttcttcttcttcattatcatcagccaattttatgtccactacaggatgaacctagtcttctgtcgtcctctactgggcttcccttctcttggcacccgttctgccACCCTAATGGCACAACGGTTATCTACTGTAtctattacatgacctgcccagtgccatttttttctcttcatgtcaattagaatgtcctCTATACTCGttggctctctgatccaaaccgctctctttgtgTCTGtgaaagttatgcctagcattcttcgttccatcgctctttgcgcggtccttaacttgttctcaggcttctttgtaaatctccaagtctctgccccatatgtcagcaccggtaaaatgcactgattctagacatttcttttcaatgataacggtaagcttcctaTCAGGAGCTGgccatgtctgccgtatgcgatccaacccattttctGTATAACCGATATGATATGCACTTAAACCACTGAATACATACAAGTGGCCGCAGCTTCGTCCTAACCCGCTGAATTCAGGGATCGAACTGTGCGCCGCCTGGAGAGCGTCGAACATAACATAACTGGAACGACGCAAATGCTGATGTTGCCAATACGACGCGTTTTGCGTGAACCCGCGCTTGGCGTTGTGCACGCTTCACATTGTTCACTTCGCGATAGCAGACCAATGCGGTCGACTTTGCTAGGCCGCCATGTTGGCTTTACTACAGTACAGGGCAGCAGGCGCGGAACACCGTATAGGGTCCTCACCGGCTGGAAGGAAATTCTGGCGCTGAATTCACAAATGCCTACGAATGCCTTGTTTTGTGTGAGGTGGAAAAAAATAGGACGAACATCGCTCGAAGCCACCGAAAGGTGTGAATGATGTCATTTCGCCCAGGACTGATCTTAGTCTGGTGTTCAGGATAAGCATCTCCATCAAAAGGCGATGGTGGCTTTCGTTTGCTGTCGCTGCTTCtctttgtcgtctgttctcccCATGGCCTGTTGCCTGTGACTGGCTTTCCGCATGCAAAAGAAAGTTGTAGTATCTGCCGTGGctgcttagcggctatagtgttgggctgctaagcacgaggtcgccggatcgaatcccggctaggcagccgcatttttatgggggcgaattgcgaaaacacccgaccCCAGCTGGTTTGGCTATGGGGTtaggctgctaaacacgaggtcacgggatctaaTCCTAGTCATGGCGGCCGCcattcgatgggagtgaaatcacccgtgtatttaggtgcaagttaaagaaccccgggtggttcaaatttgcggagtccacctctacggcgtgcctcataatgagattgtggtcTTGACACGTGAAACCTCAGTTTTCAGTCTTTCGTTCTCCGTACAGCATGCGAATGGAACTACCTTCCCGGGCCAACCGCCGCCATTGAACACAATTGCCTGTTTCACACTACTTAAGCTAATACTGCTACTTCAGGAACCACCTAGATATGTTATACACTAAGTTCTTgctgcattttcttgtttttcaaatTTTTGTACCCACCCCCTTCTGTAATGACTTGGCCTTGAGGGTAAATAATTGAAACGACAAGAAAAatgaaactaaataaaaaatcatAGTGGCGTATTTAtgctgcccattttttttttcttttaccaaaACGAGGTGTCTGCAGCGATACGCGCTAGTTTGGTCGCACATATAAATGTGCGCCTGTGCGTGTATGTGTACGGTCGAGTGTGTCTGTGGCTCCTGTGTATCCTGGAGGCTCTTGGCTCAACGCAACCGAAGCCTCTCTAAAGCCATGGCGCTTATTTGTCGATATTTAAACCCCATAAGCGCGCACCGTCAGTGCATCAATAAATAAATGGCAATATAGACATACGGAAATATCATAGGTCTCTGACTAGAAAGAAATGTGTGCTTCATTTCATTCAGATTTCATCTAAATAGCGTGCTACCGTCGTTGTTTGGGGTCGGCATGCAACCTAAATTATCGGACGCCGTTTCGCACTTAGGCTTGCATAATTAGGCACTGCGTAATTGCATGCCAACAACGGCATTTTCTACGCAGCCAGCGGTCATTCTCGCTAGGAGACGGTTGCAGTCCAGGATTTCGAAAGCATGCGTGTTCCAAAGTGAACTTCAATTATTAAGTAACGGCCCCGAATAGGAGACCCCAAATAACTCTGATTATACATCCGATACATTCGTCGCGTAACTTCAAATAAATCAGGTCAGCCTGTGTCTGCATAATCCAACGCCATCATCTGAATGGATGCGTGTGGTTTTATGAGACGTTTCGATTGCATGTACTGAACAAAGGAGCTAGCTCTCGTTATATGCCTTGGCTTATGGTCAAAAGAGCTACCCGGGCTTTTCAATCCTATATTATCAAGTCTATCGAATTATGTAGCTGACTTTATAACTTTTTCAAGCTACCTTTCGATTCTCGCCAATATTCGTTCTTCTCTTTGCGACTGGCTGCACATTATCACTCAATTTGATCTCCCAGTCATCGCATAatgtatagaaaaaaaatatggtaagCTGAGCTTACTTTTGCTATGTTTCTGAATACTTCGAAAATGCTGGACAAGATAACAGGATGTACGTCTGTATTGCTGGCGTTATTTTTGTGGACGGTATAATACCTCAATTTGTGTTATCTTACGGCTTTAGCGAGGGAACGCATTTCTTATTCTTGGGTTGTTTATGCTTCATATACCTTGCTATTGTATATATTCATGCATTCCTGTTTGGGCCAGCTGTCCTGCAGTTGtttcaaaaaatgaagaaataaacagTAGTGCAGCTTCGGTCTTATCCAATTTATTGAGCTTTCTCGCACTGTTACAAAATTTTCACGAGTAATTTTAGGCGCACGACTCTTTTCGCCTTCAGCAAGGAAGAGTCAATAAACGAAACACGCTTCTCGGGGATCCTTCACATCCTGGTCCTTTCTAGAAATTAACTGAAATAACTCCACATCCTTTCATTCGAATCTTTCATGTCGAATACTTGCCACGTGAAAATTCTTTGCTATTGCTGACTAAGGCCAATATAAATTTTTCACTCGCTATTCATTCAACTACAGCTTGAGTGCTGTTGCTAAAAGAAATGATCCACAAAACGTGTCAAAGGCACCTCTTGCGCACAACCGCGATTTTTAGGGCTAGTTAAGCAGTTTTATTTGCTTAGAATATTAGAGCCACAAAAAGTAACAAAAGTTTATTATCTGGCTGCGCAAATGAAGCTTTACTAAACTGTAACGCAAGCTTAGGGCTACATTCTGATGAAGAATGCTATCTTGTAGTGCTGCGTTCCTTTTGCCTACTCACATCATTAAAGTTATCGTTGACATAATAGCACCGCAGCAGCTTGTCAGGGTAGTTTATGGTTCAGTCGCTTGTCAACGTCAGTTAGAGAGCCGAAGAATCTTGAATGTGTAATCTCGCCGCGTAAGCACGGTGATTTGTCCGCAGCAACGATTGGCAGTAGGAGCTGCGTCCTTCTACTGGCTGCTCACCTCTCCGCACGTTCCGGTATTCGAGCCATGGACATTAGGGGAGTAGGGCGGTTCTTCTTTGAGCTACACTCATGCTTTGTTCCAGCCAACGACTTCACTTAAACGAATTGGCTCGCTGTCGTGTTGCTATAAGTAAACTCTATTCTGGCGTTTCAAAATATGGCGCCTGACCACAGGACAGGAAACGATTCTCTACATTGCTTGCCACAAGGGACCGCTCTGAGTATGATCCGCCTAGGCAAGAACATGAACTTTAGTATAATCTCAAAATGAATGTGCTATGatataaaaaaatttgacagTATCAACGTGTCATTATTCATTGTCTTTTGGTCGCCAAAACGACGTCTACTAAACCGGTTCTTCTCAGCCCCACTAAGTAGCGTCTCCGTGGCTATGAGGGAAACCTTGCTGGGTAGAGCACGCGAAGAATTGGCCCTTGTGGAACATACTGTAGAGAACATTTCACCATACAAAGTGTTGAACTCGTACGTTCAATATCACAGCATCCAGCCTGTGGCCATGTTTCTCAGTACCATATATTTTGTTCAACAAAGTGCAGCATCCACACTTAATTTATTCGCCACTTTCAATGAGAAGCAAGGCCACGACCCGTCTGCGCCGCTATGCTTCTGTGGTAAATCCTTTAGGCTCCGGTAGTGTTTGTCTGCGCAAACAGAGGCTACAGCTCACATACAAACTCCTTTCTTGTGTACACCTGCAAATCATCTGCATCACTTCCCACACTAACCACAGAGTACGCACAAAACACGCGCGATGCCACGTCACAGATGAGTGCTTACCCGGGAGCTCCTCGAAGAGATCAGTAATAAACCGCAGAGAAGCTCGAGCTAAGCTCTGTACGCCGGCTACTAGCCGACCATCGGCAGAAACAAGAAGCGTCAGCGGGAAACTCATCCGCAAGGCCACTTGTGCGGAAAACATTCTATAATTGGGAGAAAAGCCATACCTTGATTCACGGCCTTAGTTCGGCTTCCTGTAATGCTCCCTCAGAACACCAGCGTTTAGAAAAGACGTGAAAGCCGCCTGCCGTCATGGTGACAACCTGAGGTGGTATTTGTAGTAGCAAGGTCTGCTCGCTCACCCATACGACAGTACTTCTGCGTCAGCGTGAAACCGGCCCTGATTGTTTGGTAATTCGACGTTTCCTCTTATTCGATCACATCTAGCTGTACTAAAAGAGTTAAATTAAGGGTATTGAACTGCTTCGGCATCAGCCGATGGTATGGTAATACTACCCCTGGCGGCAAACGCGCCGTCCTTGTGCTGTTAAATATCTGAGGCGCTGGTTGtgacagcggaggacgtagtgggcgtgtctAGTGTGATTTCGTAGGTGATATCAGTCACATGGCGGAGCaagcgatatgggcctgtgtaacaggaggGTAGCTTTTCACGAGGGCCAGCTTTGCGAGTTgatgaccaaagcaacacgaggatGTCGGTCGAAAAATGGACGTCACGGTGGCAGAGGTCGTAGCGGTGCTTCTATTTCTCTTGAAACACTTGCAATGTCAACGCCGTATGCAACGTCATAATTTGAAGGAATTAAATCACAGCGCGAAGGGCCAATGCCTGTCTCATGTTGCCGTGCCCTTCACAGTAACACAGCGATAGTTGAGATGCAAAAACGAACATGCCGGGTACCTGTTTATAGCAATCTGCAAAAGCTTAACTAGGTGGTTTTACTAACAAAGTCTAAGAGCCCGTCAAAGCGCTCTTCAGTTGAAAACAGCCTTCACATAGAATGCACTATCCGTAGGTCGGTACATGTCGACACATGTACTGGAGCTTAACGAACCTCTAAAGGCTTGTTTAGAACTCAGCTTGCTCTTGTTATGCAGCAGCCACCTGTTAAGAGAGGTAGAATAAATCATTTGAATTGTGAACTAGCCTGGAATGCAAGAGATGCCACGTGAACAAACCCTGTGTTCCTCTGGTGGAGGCAGAGGGTAACTTTATTCACATTTTTCAACAGACTTAATGAGGCAATGAGTTCAATCAATTGGGATACGGCAATACAATAAACATGCTTTGTTATAGATAACTTCGTGGTAGACAGCAGATAACACTTACTTATATTGTGCCGAGTGCCTGTAATATAACAGCACAGGGCCAATAAACTCTGAACATTGCGTTAAAAATGTTGCAGTGGAGTCAGTGCGTGCTGGTCATAGTGTGTATGATGAGATGCGTGGGACCATCATTTAGTGCTCACGTATCATTGATCGGACAGACTTACACTTCAAGGCATAACATGAACGTGATCTACGTACAATATCGGCAAACATCTAGTTGAAGGGCAAAGCTTCATGAAGTTAACACTGAACAACATAGTACAGCAGAATTTTTGTAGAGGCAGTAACCGACTCCTTTCTACCTGCGTATAGAGGCCCAACGGCATGATGGATCACGCTGGAGAAGAAACAAGAAATATAATGACACTTAATTAGCTTAAGATAAGAGAAACACGACACTCAAGCACCAAAAACTACTTTTTATCTTATATACAATATATCACTCGTAAAAGTCATTAAATTGACACATGCATAAAATAAATGTGCTGCCACTTGCCGTGAAGAGCTTTCCGGGCGTGAGTATACTTGGGAAAATTTCGCTGCCACGTTTTGAATTCATGTTGCACAAAGCGCCGGAAACAATTATAGTGAGACATACATGGGGTGACAGCACTGTCGCACTGAATTCAAAATAGTACAatgtataaataaaaacaaataaaggaAAGGAAATAGGTCTTGAATTTCATGACAGTCTCAACCACAACGCATCGTGCAATCAGCTCCGGAACTAGCAATTCTTTGTGCGGGACTACAGCAGGAACACAGCTGCCAACATTAACTCTCTTACTCAACCGAGCCTCCCGGTTAACGAAAATAATCTATGATACATAGAAGTGCAGGTACCGTTGTGCGCGAAAAACAGTAAGGGTTGGCGTGGTCATATTTCTATGAACTCCGCAGCACGTAAACTATACGTCTCCTGATCACTTCATTGCCTGTGCAAATCCTTCATGACAGGAGACATTGACGGACCAAGAGGAGCATCGTAGAATCTCACGGGCGCGTGAACACGTTCTAGTGAGTGATTGAGTCAGGTACCACGCAGATCGCAGAGTAAGCACActttcagaagaaaaagaagttaaatATAGTGACTGTAATTGAAGACGTAAGGATTAACCATGGTGGCTTTTCATGGAAAGCCGCGAAGACAAATATATATAGGGAGTCCACCTCCTAATACACCTCGCGACAAAATACCAAACCTGAACCGGTGCACACTGATCTATTGGTGGCTTGTCGGCTTAACAGGGACACTTATGCTTCATGGACAGCATTCAGAATCCTCAAATAGAAGTAATGGGGCCCAAGATGAAGGTTAAGTAAAATGAAGCTATGATTTCACTAAAGAGTTCACTTTGCGAAAGATAAGTTTTAAAGTTctttaaacaaataaagaaagcacaGTAATGTAATATAAAGTGATTACGTTAGGTAGGGCAAGTACATAAAACGCGTACAGCAAAACCTACCATGTTAGGTAACGGTATCAGTTACCCAATGCTGCGATAATGACGAAGAGAATGGGAGGCCAAGTACATAGTTCGTCCACAATTGATGTACACAGAAACCACACAACTGTCATAATATAACGACACTAAAAACTGTATTCGCAACCCTGTTTCGAACACCGCTGGCAGGAGTATTCTTAAGCCTACGGCTTTCATATTTGTACATTAAGCTTCATCTTCGCGCTTTCTATACAACGACCAGTTTTCTTGAATGTCAGTGTAAGAACAATTGGTCTTCCTGACAAGCCATCTGTTTATATGGTTGCACACATGAGCTTCGTTTTCTAGTCTGGCTGAATAATCTCCGGCCATAATAGAGGCTTAGCACATCAAAGACAAAGTAGTGAATACGGGTGCACCAATATGGTACGCGTAGATGCTGACCCAGGTGAGGTGGCGACGTATTGTGAGAATGCGTGCGACCAAAGCACGCAGTACTCTTATTAGAATGTGCAAATTTATGTTAATCATCGCTTAGCGCTAAACTCGACACAGTAACGTGGCCTTAGTGAAACATTTCTAGTCTTAGTCTTTTCGGGGGCAATTCAATACCGAAACATTCACGGTGGATTACAGTAGCTGGCAGCGGGACAATTGTTCCCATATTCCCGCAGTGAATCCACGACTAATAGTCCAGCTGATGGTCCCGGATATAGAGAAACAAGAAGGTTTATGCACTTGCTCTAGAAAATTGACCGGGCTGTGCCGGGCAGTGTCCAGGCTTTTCCGGCGGCTCGCCACGGGCACCTATTCCAGCGGCTCCAGAGAATCGGTTGGTGAGAGACATACAACTATTCGCCATAACGCCGCAAATGGTATGTACGTCCATGTTAGTGGTCTCTGTGCGATCCTGTACCAGTATCTTGCAATGACATTCTATCTCATAGTGCTACAAACGTGTAATGGCAGCTTTTATTTCTTACGGCTGACATGTGCATGGCAGTCTGTTGCAAATGCAATGATGTGCAACCACTACAAGATATCATTTGATATGTTTGACGCCTTCGTGATGCATGTAGCTGTTGTCTCCCGCTCCGTCCGCTCCGTGTCGTCTGGCGTCCGTGTGCGCGCCATACACGATCCGGTCCCGCCAACGCTTCTGCCGGAAGCCTTCCTGTAGCAGAAGATGGCCTTGCGGAAGCTCCGGCGGAAGTTGTCCGACAGGAAAGCGTACAAGAACGGGTTCACGCACGAGTTCGTGTAAGCGAGCACCTGTGACGCAATCTGCACAACAATGCGGGGAGGATTCATTGGTCTGCCGTAGAGGTCTAGACTCTTGAGCACCAGCACGACGTGCACGGGACACCAGCACACGGCGAACACCAGCACAACTACCACGACCAGTCGGGTGACGCGCTTCTTGGAGCGAACGCTTTCCGCACTCACTCGTCCACCGGTAGCGACTCCCAGCCAGAGGCGCTTTAGCATGAGGACGTAGAGGACGAAGATGAGGGCCAGCGGAACGACGAAGGAAGACATAAAGAAGGATATCTGGAAGGCGGCTATGTTGTAGCCTTTGTCGACGCGGAAGGTGCACGACGAGTAGGCCTCCTCGATGATCATGCCGTGAGAGTAGAGCGCCGGTATGCAGGCCAGGAGAATCAGGATCCACGTGAACAGAATGGCCAGATATGCATTCCTCTCTGTTCTTATGGTCATGGACGTTATCGGATGAACTACAGCGAGGAACCTGTCCAGGGACATCAGGACGAGCGTGTAAATGCTCGCGTAAGCACAAACAATCACGAGGTACTGTACGATCCTACACCAGGTGTCGCCGAACGGCCAGTAGTTGAGCGTGTAGTCCCAACCTGTAAATGGCACGCAGAAGACGATGAACAGAAGGTCGGCCATGGCTAGATTGATAATAAGAATGTTGGTGGTTGATCTCATCTGAGGGTTACACAGCACCACAAGGACCACGAGGGCGTTACCGAAAAATCCTATGACGGCGATCACCCCGAATAGGATCGGCACAGCAATGGCAAGCACCTCTTCCACTACCTTGATCTCGCTGTAGTCGTCGTAATCATTCCGATCTTGTTCCAGAAACGACGACTTAGAAACGTTATTCGCTTCATGCTCCATACAAAGTCCATTGCTCGTGTTACAGGCTGAAGCGGAGCGAATTGCAGTTAGAGTCTTTTGCATTAGTACAGCGGCTGAGGTCGTCAAGGCTACGCTTGGGTCGGGTGTGGGCATTGTGGAAATATTCGTCAGATACGCTGAAGCACTTCTGTTCCCAAGATCTGCTGCAGTTGCTGATATTAAACCCGCAGCCGTGGGTGTCATCACTGAAGGGGAGCCGGACTGTGTTGTTTCTCGTCTTCTAAGTTGAAATACTCTTCACAGCACCATCTGCAAAGAAATAATCAATCATTATTGCTTTTGAAAAGGAATCCAAGTTATTGTTAATTTTAGTATTAATGCATACGAAAACGTACTCTCGTCTATGCGACCTTGAATATATCTCTCCATGAAAATCACTTTTTTCGATCGCTTAATAGAAAAACTACATTGTAATCTGACAGAAAAGGTGGTATCAAGAAAGGGATGATCACTGCATAGTCCAGGATGGGACTAAAGCTTGTTGCACGTTAGAGAACCATTTATAGAAGCCTTTCAATGACTAGTTCAGCCAGTGCACACACATATCTGTACGTGACTCTTTTTGTCAGTCTCTGAAATGATGAAAAAGAAGCTATAACATTGCACCGGGGATAAAAGACACGCTTGCATACCTAATGTGGCTACATTTCACTTCAGCCTGTTTGGTATTTCTACACGTGGACATTTTAGCGAACGTACTACAATGTCAGAAATGGGTGTTCGATGTCCAGTATTTTGCTCGCGAGACTGAAATAATTTATTTTCTTCTCAAATATGGTGTGCAGCCAATCAGTGCGTTGGTGTCTTGTGTAAGGCGCTAACCCGGCTCTTTTAACAAAAAAGGAGACCTCTGTGATTGtgtaataaatatatatatatgtgctttGCAACTATGTGCACTAAATAAAATTATATAAGGCGTCATATCACTGCTTTTAGGGGAGTCTACAATGCCTTGAGACATACTTACTTAATTTGGACACGCTTGTTGGCTGTCCACCATTATCCATGACTGAACAAGTTTGATATATGCGTAATAATGCCATATGCTTTTAACAAGGAGATGTCCATTAATGATGGGTAGCAAGGTAAAGAAACTTGTCAAGTAGTTGTCAACATTCCAAAAAAAAATCTGTCTTTGAAGAGATAAAGTCGACGGGCTACGGCGTCTCTTATTCGCTGATGAGTAATACTCTCTTTAATCAACTATGCTCCGTCCCCTCTTTTGACGTAATGAATTAGCCTGGACCGTTTTCAAGTAAATGGTATAGTCCCAGAGATTAAGATTACCAATTTATTTTGGTCATCGCTGCTTTATTGACAGGCTCACAAAGCAAGCAACGCTTTTTGGAAAAATATGTTCTGTTTTTATCCTTTTGCTCTAATTCAAATGAGTTGTTACCGTTTTACTCTGCAGCTCGATGTTCAGGCAGAACTAGTGgaataaaaattattctgcgaTTGACTTTTCGACACGTTTGTGATCCTCTATCTTCGCGAGGCCTGTACGTAATTTCTTCGCGACACAACCAAATGCGGTTACAATTAGGGCGGTTGGGCGTAATACTAAAAGGGTGGTAATTGAAGCATCTAATCGAGCACAGTGTGAGCCTGAAAGCGATGTTTGTGCGGTCCTACGATAGAAGTCCTACGCTGGATAGCAGCAAACCCTAGAGTGATGATTCGTTGATCTGCGCCAGCCCAAATTGGAAGTTGCCAGGGATAATTGGCTTCGAGGTCTGGCCCCAAGCCACTGATGTCGCTACATGGGACTTATCAATTAGCGCAAGTCGGATATACGCCTCCGTGCGAGACCTTTGTGTCTGGTAATGAAGTGTTATTGACATAAGCCGCTTCCCCCATTTTTCTCCTCGCGTGGTCGTCATTTTTTCTTAGATTGGGCAGCGTAGCTCCAACACTCCTGTACAGGATGATATTAGGGCGTAAGCAACAAAACAAGGGATCTCTGACGCAGACATTGAGAGTCTTTCTATTTGTGCTGTTGCAGCCTCTATGACATACGGTAATGAAAAAGTTGTCACGGAAAAGCACTTGAAATACTGAAGCTATGTGTAAGTTTCTCCTGGTTTGGCGTTGCAAGATTTGGGATTGCAAGCGTGATTTCTGACACTGCTCTTTTAAATTTATGCTAATTAAAAATTCATTCtctattaaataaataaattgtcaattgtgcgagcgtgcgtgcgtgtatgtgcgtgtgtgtgcgtgcgcgcgcgcgcgcgcgtgtatgtgtgtgtgtgtgtgtgtgtgtgtgtgtgtgtgtgtgtgtgtgtgtgtgtgtgtgtgtgtgtgtgtgtgtgtgtgtgtgtgtgtgtgtgtgtgtgtgtgtgccttttgCATGACCATGAAAATTTATGTGATTACCCGTTCCTTAGCATGCCATACCAACAGAGTCAAACGTGCACCTTTGACATGCAAATCGATTTAGTACCCACCAGTACAACGAGTGGAACGCCGCACGGGGTCTTAAAAATTCTTCCCTAGGCGAGGTTGAGTTTACTCGTATCTATTGTGCAcccaataaagttgtttcactcactcactcactccatgGGTATGCATTTCACACGCCTTCTTCTCCTCCCATATCCGCTATTTTCAAACACTACGGTATGTACAGCGCTAGTATTCTTTCGCCAAATGCGCAGCTTGCCCGCTTTTctaaaattaataaaaataatacaaataatgaaataaaaataataaaaaaataataaataaaaaaataaaaaaataataaatgaaaataataaaaacggttgacaggcatctgccacctgttcaagtttttcgctggcaagacc
Above is a genomic segment from Dermacentor andersoni chromosome 8, qqDerAnde1_hic_scaffold, whole genome shotgun sequence containing:
- the LOC126526323 gene encoding allatostatin-A receptor-like, whose product is MTPTAAGLISATAADLGNRSASAYLTNISTMPTPDPSVALTTSAAVLMQKTLTAIRSASACNTSNGLCMEHEANNVSKSSFLEQDRNDYDDYSEIKVVEEVLAIAVPILFGVIAVIGFFGNALVVLVVLCNPQMRSTTNILIINLAMADLLFIVFCVPFTGWDYTLNYWPFGDTWCRIVQYLVIVCAYASIYTLVLMSLDRFLAVVHPITSMTIRTERNAYLAILFTWILILLACIPALYSHGMIIEEAYSSCTFRVDKGYNIAAFQISFFMSSFVVPLALIFVLYVLMLKRLWLGVATGGRVSAESVRSKKRVTRLVVVVVLVFAVCWCPVHVVLVLKSLDLYGRPMNPPRIVVQIASQVLAYTNSCVNPFLYAFLSDNFRRSFRKAIFCYRKASGRSVGGTGSCMARTRTPDDTERTERETTATCITKASNISNDIL